In Lycium barbarum isolate Lr01 chromosome 9, ASM1917538v2, whole genome shotgun sequence, the DNA window GCTTCTTTTATTATCAATAATCTACTTCTTTGGCTGAAAAAAGTATGTTCTTTTtgttgttggggggggggggggggggttatactTGTTTTCCGGTTCCATTTGTTACTGTGACAAAAAGTGTATATTAAGTTCAGTTTAGATGTCTTAGAGCAAGAATGCTGCATATATAGCCTTGAAATGAAGATCATTCAACTTCATCTTTGATGATATCGGGTTAGCATTCAACTTCATCTTTGGTTATAACGGGTTTTGGTTTTGGAATGTCTAATGGTTTGAAGAGTTTCAAAGTAATTCAATAAAGAGATGGTATGCAGTTTTCCTGTGGAAATATCTCGGAATCAATTGGTTTATGTGTTAAGGCATGCATGCTATGATAAAATTGTATTAGTACTGAGCTATTCTTATGCTTTACTTACTTCACAGGCACATGCACCTCCTGGTTATTTTGTACGCTTGGAGAACGGAAGGGCTAAAGACGATCTTTATTTAAGTAAGAGAGTAAGGATGAGAAGGTGGTTCTGTTGCACCTGCAAAGTAGAGGAGTCTGACCCATCACATGAAAACGAGCTCCAGAAAAGCCCTAAGAATAATGCTGATGGTATGCTGATCTTTTTTGTGCTATGTTACATCAGAGTCAGACGAAACAGAAGTTTATCTCTTTTTCTTGTCTAAAATGGTCTTCTGGCTCATTGGTCCCATTTGATATTGCTAATAGTTGTAATTTTAAGATAACCCGAGATTGAATTGAATGTCTATGGCTGAACTGACACTTGACGGAAAGCCAATAGTCCTGGGTCACTATCTCCCTTTCGGGGACTGGAGGACAAATTTATAATACTTTGGAGATTCAGTCAGCATCATTATCCCATGTCGTCGTTCTCTGACCAGTGTCTTTAGAAGTACTAAAAGCAGCTAGATAATGAGAGGTGTTTTCCGCAGTGGTGATGCCCGTTTGGTGGTCAGTCTCTTTATATATCCAGTCTTGTGTTATAAGTTCTTCGTGAGCCATTATGTGTAGTAATGTGAGAAGTGGGAGAAGAAATTTTCATTTGTTTTTATAAGTAAAGGTATTAATATAAATTCAGTACCTACAGCAAAGCTAGATAGTAAAGATGGAGAATTGTCCCTGCATGTATTTGGTGGTCTATCTGGAAAGAGAGGAGCTCCAGATGCTTTGAGAACAAGGAAAACTCAGTACAAAAGATGAAGTCGAATAGGATTTTGCTTTTTTGTTTTTGATGTAGTCAGAATCTCACAAATGATACTATCTCTGTGGTTGATGTTTTAGGTTCTCTATAGGGCTGCGGATTAGTTTTTCTTTCTCAGCTTacacttgtaaatatggtttcagtacAACCCATGTACTGCTTTGGCTcctaaatatacataaaatatctcGTTTAGCGAACAACCCTGACATGACAAATAGATTATGCAAGCACAGCAACAAAAAGCAAAAAGCTCATGAATTGTCCGGGCATATGTAATAAAACTAAAATCTTCTGTAATCTCCTCCCCCACCAAATAAACGAATTACATTTAGCTAGCTATCAGGTATGCATGTTAGACCACACATTGAATGTGGAGGATAATGCCTTGCACTTTTGGTAGCATGATGAAGATATGTAATGAGCTTAAATGAAGTAGTGAAGATTCATATTGCCGATCgcaacttgtttgggactgaggcgtagttattattgttgttgtatactTGTGAAATGAGTTCTACTGTTATAATGGGCCAGGTTATATGTTTTAATCCTTTCCCTCATTACGCACATCAGGATATCAGAAAGGGACAAAAGCATCAGTTCCTGCCAAGGTTGAAGTGCAAAAAGCAATACCAACTATAGAGGTCCCTGCATTGTCTTTCGATGAACTGAAAGAGGAAACTGACAATTTTGGATCGAAGGCATTAATTGGTGAAGGATCTTATGGAAGAGTATACTATGCCAATCTAAACAATGGCAAAGCCGTGGCTGTGAAAAAGCTTGATGTTTCATCTGAGCCTGAGACTAATGTTGACTTCCTGCGCCAGGTAACTGTATTGTCTTAATGTAATTTTTCCTTGCTGCTTCCGTGTCCTATCATACAAAGACCCCACtgatatttattttctttttcctcttaAGGTCTCTATGGTTTCAAGATTGAAGCATGAAAATCTGGTGGAGTTGCTTGGTTACTGTGTGGAAGGGAACCTTCGTGTATTAGCTTACGAGTTCGCGACGATGGGTTCCTTGCATGATGTTCTGCATGGTATAAGAATATGTCATTTGAATGAGATAGAAATTATTAGATTAATTAAAAGGTGAATATGTGGTATATATGCTTTCTGATTGTATGTAAACTTGCAGGCAGGAAAGGAGTACAAGGGGCACAACCTGGACCCACACTTGATTGGATGCAACGGGTAAAAATTGCTGTTGATGCTGCAAGGGGCCTTGAGTATTTGCATGAGAAGGTCCAGCCTCCAATAATACATAGGGATATTAGATCAAGCAATGTCCTCCTCTTTGAAGACTACAAAGCAAAAATTGCTGATTTTAATCTGTCAAATCAGTCTCCTGACATGGCTGCTCGTCTTCATTCTACACGAGTTTTGGGAACATTTGGTTATCATGCACCAGAGTAATGTCTTGCACCTTACTCTTCTTTGAGTAATCTGTACTTATCGAAGTGGTCTACTGTCTTTTTTGTATTTTGAACAATATTAATCCCATTGCTTCTTGCAACATGCTGCTGAATTTTATGTTCTTTTTAGGTATCTAGATTAAGTTTCTTTCCAAATAGGTATATCCTGGATCAGAAATATTCAATTTAAATGGGAAAACAAACTAATAGGAATGCGTGTGATCTGTGGGAATATGATGGTGAAACAGTATGTCAAAGTTTATATGCTTTGTATCTTTAGCTAAGCATTTGAAACTGTAGTTCTGTAGGACAAACCATAAGACGTCAGATTGCTTTTGATATTTATTCCTATATAAGCAaattgacacacacacacacacacacacacattataTGTGTTAATTATGATGGAGGTCTTGGTGTCAAGGTGCATTTGTTAGAAATTATAGATTCAATACATCTGCCAAAAAATTCAGGATTAAGGGTATGGTGTCAAAGAATAGTCATGCTACCGTCTATATCTCTcatttgaaaaaattaaaaaactcaTTATGGTGTTGTTCTCCAAGATGTCTTCTTTTCAATCTCAATCATCGGTCTTGACAGTATCCTTGAAATTTTAAATAAGGATAAAAATGCTGTATATACTAAATTCTGTAGTGGTATACTAGACATGCTATTTCTCACCTTAGACCACTAGACCATGAAATTTAGGATCTATATGTACACTTAACAAAGCTCTCTACTATCAATTTAAGAACTTATGTGGCTTTGGTGTAAGCACCAAGAATTGCGGATGAGATTATGCTGTGATAACGAGTGCAATAACAATAAAGCTTCATCCCCAAACAAGTCGGGGTTGTCTATATGAATCCTTGTTGACCATGTTTCTACATTTAAATTCATCTAAGGCGAACATTAttctaaataaaaaataaaaagtaatagAAGTTCTCTTTATTTCTGCCAGCATAAACAACTCTATAAGGAATAAAAGACTCCTAAAATGCATAGCTCTGAAAGTAAACGTACTAACATGACTAACACATATCCCAACTAATTGGTATCACCTATATAGATCCTTTTCTTTAATCAAGCCCTATCTTTCGCCAAATCTGCATGGGTTCTCAGAGACAGTACGTCTTTTGAGAGAAATTCCTATACACCGTTTCATCTGGAGGTCAATGCGGGACATGGCCAAACCATCTCAAGCGTGCTTCTCGTGTATTATCCTAAATATATGTGCTACCTGCACCTTCAAGAAAATATGATTGTTTTTAATCTTATTTTGTCTTGTATGACCGCAAAGCGTTTAGGTTACGCATATTTAAGTAAGAAGGTCTAATATAAATTCTTTGTAGTGATTGAACTTCAACTCCCAAAATGATTGTTTTTGACTTTTTGTTGTCCCCCATGGTAGATTTAGTAGATTGTGCGTTAGTAATAGCCTTTAGGCGATCGGATTCTGCAAAATTTGTTATGCTTTTACCAAAATGTTTACTAAACTTGGCCCCAAGCTCTTTGATCTAGTGGTAAGAGCCCAGCACGTGATGTATGTGATAGGTACATCACCGGTTTGATCGCCGCTGTAGACAATGCTTGGTATTTGATTAGAGAAGGGTAAAGGGGTGGActcattattcaccgagttcgAGCAGTGCGTCCCTACTAAACGTTACTGAGATTTGTGGTGGGATGTTGGGATATTCTTTTTGTGCAAAATAGACATAAGCATAAAGAATATTAACAAGCTTTTATTTATCATCTTTCTATAGAAAAACCAGGCTTGTTAGGTTTTGTTCTTTGAAATTGCCTGAATTTTGAAGCTTTATTATTTAAGGAGGTTTGCTTCATAACAGTAGTTGTCTACTAAGGTACCTAAAGTTTTGGTACAAAACTTAATGACTGATATGAGATTTTAATTTGTTGCACGTTGTGTCAGATCCTATTTTAACCAAGTTGAGGTCTATGTCATCGTGTTACATTCTTTCCGCTGTTTATTAGTGGCGAAATTCTTTAGACATTCATTGTTTTGAGGATTTTTATCTCAACCTAACTTTCCAAAAATGTTTACAGATACGCAATGACAGGACAATTGACACAAAAGAGCGATGTGTATAGCTTTGGGGTGGTTCTTCTTGAACTTTTGACGGGAAGAAAACCTGTAGATCATACCATGCCTCGTGGACAACAGAGCTTGGTTACTTGGGTGAGCATTGCATTTTGCACGAAATGGCATGTTTAGTTTCTTGTATTTCTTCTCATTTTGTTCACCTTCCCCTTGTTTGTTTAGGTaacaattattttatattctATATCTTTGTAATGCTTGTAGGCTACTCCGAGACTAAGTGAAGATAAGGTTAAGCAATGCATTGATCCAAAGCTGAAAGAAGTTCCTGGAAAAGGAGTTGCTAAGGTTTCTTCCCTTCCCCTCGCTGATGTCATTTTTTTTGGTTGGTAGAAGCTCCCCCTACCGTCAGTAAAATAAGGGATTTAACAACCCTCCCCCACCCAACACCCCAAACAAAAAATTGAAAGATCATAAAAGTCTCTAACAAGTCTAGTTTGCTCAATTCAGTTGGCAGCTGTTGCAGCACTGTGCGTACAATATGAGGCTGAGTTCCGTCCTAATATGAGTATTGTTGTCAAAGCTCTTCAACCACTGTTAAAGGCACCTGCACCTGCTCCTGCTCCTGAGTCATAGGGGCTGTAGTTTCATTTGCACATTTCATATACACTTTGAGTTTGATCATGCGAGAATTTCTTTTCAAGTGGATAAAGATCATTTTTTCATTTTCCCCCCCTCTTGTCTCTGGTTTGTTGCCTGTCATGTTAAATTATGGGAGTGCTTTCGAGGTTTACTCTAAAACTGGGTTTCGGTTATTTCttggttttttcttttctttacttTTGTTGTCTATCCCCGTATCAATTTGTGTATCATAATTTATTTTATGGATTGAATGATGAACATCTAGTATGATGTCAAGGTTAGTGTCCGTTTTCTGTATGAGTTAAGTTTGGTGCACCGTCAGTGTATTATTTTTCTACACAATCGTGTAATTTTAACCTGCTATAATAGGTCACCAACTTTCTCCTAATTTTTTTTGTCTCTCTACATTTACACACTGAATTTTTCTTTATTCTCTCTCATCCCTTCCCTTCAATTTCTGGATCTATTTTTTTCTTTATCCCCTCTCTCTCTTCCCTTCAACTTCTCTGTCTTCATCTCCTGATTAATCGATGGGGTTTCTTTCCTTGCTTCTTCTACCACCGTAAGCTTTTGTTTTCCTTCAAATGCTCCTTTGGTTTATTCTAAATGTTAGTAATTAACAATTACAGTAACAAGCTTTGTAAACACTTACTGAAAAGTAACAGTTATTCGAAGCTTTCTCTTGACAAAATATTCTAACACTAAAAAAAATTTAATTCATAAAGTTTTATTCCAGCAATTTAAAGAAACAATAGCCCTTCAAATGCTTGTAGATGGAAAAAATTCCAAAATTTGGTAATGAGAACTTGCTGTTAGACAAGAAGAGGTTCCCCAAAGTTTAGAATATATAAGGTGTTTAAAGAGTTACTTATTACAAAGTTCACAATGTTTGAAGGGTTAAAGAATTCTTCATCAATGATCTTGAGAGGAAAAAAAGGTCAAAACTGTAACAGCTTTGAGAAGGAAATAATTTGTTTATCCCTAAAACTAGGAACCAATTTTGGTTAGAGTACAAGTAGGATTGAACTTTCCTTAATGTTAATTAGTCTTCCATGAATTACAGTTTcattaattaaaagaaaaaaggtAAACATATTTACTTTAAAAAGTTACTATATTTACCTTCAAAATTACCAAATGAGATATCTCTTCCCATCTGACCCCCCATTTTCAAAGTACCCCTATATTGTCGATTTGAGTGTTCATTGATTTTGTTGGTTTATATAGACATTTCAATATGCCACATCTGGTACTGCTTTAACATAACATTGTATAGCTTTTTGCAGTAGTATTAAGGTAACTAAGTAGGGTAATCGTCTACCCAACACTGGCCAAGCGAACATttcttttttcataaaataataaagtTTTACTAAATGAGACAAACGCCTGTATAGAAGAACTAAAAAATCTACAAAAGACATTGTTTTTATTTCTCAACAAATAGAACAAGTTGTCTCCTAACCTTTCACATTTCTCACAGGACTGTGTTATATTCTTGATATTTTCAATTCTcctatatataatatttattgttCTTAACTtagatatttatatatttttatttaaggtcattaacattataagtaaaataatattttatgaatttgtcaatataatggaatatcttctaaattataaatttaaattcatgtataatataaacagataatcttttaggaatttgttataAAATATACCTATATTTCTATTAATTATTTTAACTTTACCTGCATTGAAATAtgtttataaagttattattacctgctattttcacttgtataaatactccctccgttcacttttacttgtccactattctCTTTATAGATTTACATCTTTACTTGTCAATTTTCACATATCAAGGTaagataaaaaaacaaaaaaaaaatctattttacccttagcatttattactcatttcaaatcatt includes these proteins:
- the LOC132610008 gene encoding PTI1-like tyrosine-protein kinase 1 isoform X1, whose product is MAMDDNFHRQGLGAHAPPGYFVRLENGRAKDDLYLSKRVRMRRWFCCTCKVEESDPSHENELQKSPKNNADGYQKGTKASVPAKVEVQKAIPTIEVPALSFDELKEETDNFGSKALIGEGSYGRVYYANLNNGKAVAVKKLDVSSEPETNVDFLRQVSMVSRLKHENLVELLGYCVEGNLRVLAYEFATMGSLHDVLHGRKGVQGAQPGPTLDWMQRVKIAVDAARGLEYLHEKVQPPIIHRDIRSSNVLLFEDYKAKIADFNLSNQSPDMAARLHSTRVLGTFGYHAPEYAMTGQLTQKSDVYSFGVVLLELLTGRKPVDHTMPRGQQSLVTWATPRLSEDKVKQCIDPKLKEVPGKGVAKLAAVAALCVQYEAEFRPNMSIVVKALQPLLKAPAPAPAPES
- the LOC132610008 gene encoding PTI1-like tyrosine-protein kinase 1 isoform X2 — its product is MRRWFCCTCKVEESDPSHENELQKSPKNNADGYQKGTKASVPAKVEVQKAIPTIEVPALSFDELKEETDNFGSKALIGEGSYGRVYYANLNNGKAVAVKKLDVSSEPETNVDFLRQVSMVSRLKHENLVELLGYCVEGNLRVLAYEFATMGSLHDVLHGRKGVQGAQPGPTLDWMQRVKIAVDAARGLEYLHEKVQPPIIHRDIRSSNVLLFEDYKAKIADFNLSNQSPDMAARLHSTRVLGTFGYHAPEYAMTGQLTQKSDVYSFGVVLLELLTGRKPVDHTMPRGQQSLVTWATPRLSEDKVKQCIDPKLKEVPGKGVAKLAAVAALCVQYEAEFRPNMSIVVKALQPLLKAPAPAPAPES